In Merismopedia glauca CCAP 1448/3, the genomic stretch CAGGGTTTCGCCCAAATCGTAGGCAGCAGGACACACCAGATTTCCCACATTTTCAACGATTAAAATCTCTAAATTGGTTAAATATAGATGAGATGCCGCATGAGACACCATATCGGCTTCTAGGTGGCAAGCCGTTCCAGTGGTAATTTGTAAGGCAGTTGCACCCGCAGCCTTGAGCCGCAGAGCATCATTTTCGGTAGCTAGATCCCCGACGATGACCCCGACTTTATGGGCGCGATCGCCTTTACTTTTAGCTATTTGCTCGATTAAGGTAGTTTTCCCCGATCCTGGAGAAGACATAATATTCAGTACGAGTAACCCGCAGGATTGGAAGCGATCGCGGTTTTGCATGGCAAAGCTATCGTTTTTGGCAAGTAAGCGTTCGCGGACTTCGATCGTATGGGTATGTTTGTGGTGATGGTGGTGTGGTTCGCCCTCAATTTGAACCTTTGCAGTATCGACTTGACTACATCCGCAATCCGTACACATTTAAGACACCTCCAACGACGTAAGTTCTAGTTCTTTTCCCTGGACGATCGCCATACTCCAGGTT encodes the following:
- the hypB gene encoding hydrogenase nickel incorporation protein HypB — translated: MCTDCGCSQVDTAKVQIEGEPHHHHHKHTHTIEVRERLLAKNDSFAMQNRDRFQSCGLLVLNIMSSPGSGKTTLIEQIAKSKGDRAHKVGVIVGDLATENDALRLKAAGATALQITTGTACHLEADMVSHAASHLYLTNLEILIVENVGNLVCPAAYDLGETLRVVLLSVTEGEDKPLKYPTAFQSADVVILSKIDLAEAVEFDRETAIANIRRMAPQAKLFEVSARKGLGMEAWLNYLQSLMLLEVCR